One genomic window of Glycine max cultivar Williams 82 chromosome 16, Glycine_max_v4.0, whole genome shotgun sequence includes the following:
- the LOC100790494 gene encoding uncharacterized protein, whose product MQTLNEASQTDSQCCCSCTTPFFNSPTSLHNTTSKIRNSSAEWRHSFAVTTTSSIFPNTQFTNHESLPSLHESFNEFTKVYPQYSETEQVDHVRAKHYFHLSLSNQTCLDYIGIGLFSYSQLEHHETSKSQVPSSSIPQTPQLPPPNYSDIPFFSLSCKTGSLKTLLLHGGQDSEFEAAMRKRIMCFLNISENDYFMVFTANRTSAFKLVADSYQFQTSRRLLTVYDYESEAVEAMISSSKKRGARAISAEFSWPRLRIQTTKLRKMIERKRKKKKRKGLFVLPLSSRVTGARYPYLWMSIAQENGWHVLVDACALGPKDMDCFGLSLFQPDFLICSFYKVFGENPSGFGCLFIKKSAISSLESSSSAGIVNLVPEKQPHQLSDDSSGTDLEIKNKSLPTCLHEEKPFPLSSFSGPMQTKQSETVEEGEPPDSKLKAPQCSEIEEVQQEPVQTPKTSNVQESDIQFRCLDQVDSLGLILITNRSRYLINWLVNSMLKLKHPNTQGVPLVKVYGPKVKFDRGPALAFNIFDWKGERVEPALVQKLADRSNISISYAFLHHIWFADKYAEEKGRVLHTKVVGDQEVVTTTNKKKDSVGISVVTAALGFLANFEDVYKLWAFVARFLDADFVEKERWRYIAINQKTVEV is encoded by the coding sequence ATGCAGACCCTTAATGAGGCCTCACAAACAGACTCTCAATGTTGTTGCAGCTGCACAACCCCATTTTTCAACTCACCAACATCACTACACAACACAACATCAAAAATCAGGAACAGTTCTGCCGAGTGGCGCCACAGCTTCGCGGTTACAACAACATCCTCTATATTCCCAAACACTCAATTCACCAACCATGAGTCTCTTCCATCACTTCATGAATCATTCAATGAGTTCACCAAAGTGTACCCTCAGTATTCTGAGACTGAACAAGTTGACCATGTTAGAGCCAAGCACTATTTCCACCTCTCACTCTCCAACCAAACTTGCCTTGATTACATTGGCATTGGCCTCTTCTCCTACTCTCAACTTGAACACCAtgaaacatcaaaaagccaagtACCCTCATCTTCAATTCCTCAAACACCCCAATTACCACCACCTAATTACTCAGATATTCCATTCTTTAGCTTATCTTGCAAGACTGGGAGTCTAAAGACTTTGTTGCTTCATGGTGGGCAAGACTCAGAATTTGAGGCTGCAATGAGGAAGAGAATCATGTGTTTCCTTAACATATCTGAAAATGATTACTTCATGGTTTTCACAGCCAACAGAACCTCAGCTTTCAAACTTGTGGCAGATTCATACCAATTCCAAACTAGTAGGAGGCTTTTGACAGTTTATGACTACGAGAGTGAGGCGGTGGAAGCGATGATTAGTTCCTCAAAGAAGAGAGGAGCCAGGGCCATTTCAGCTGAGTTCTCATGGCCAAGGCTGAGGATTCAGACTACAAAGTTGAGGAAGATGATTGAGCgtaagagaaagaagaagaagagaaagggtcTATTTGTTTTGCCACTTAGTTCAAGAGTGACAGGAGCAAGATATCCTTATCTTTGGATGAGCATAGCACAGGAGAATGGATGGCATGTATTGGTTGATGCATGTGCATTGGGGCCAAAAGACATGGACTGTTTTGGCCTCTCTCTCTTTCAACCAGACTTTCTTATTTGCTCTTTCTATAAGGTCTTTGGGGAAAACCCTTCTGGATTTGGATGCCTTTTCATCAAGAAATCCGCTATTTCCAGCTTGGAATCTTCCTCTTCTGCAGGAATTGTCAACCTTGTACCAGAAAAGCAGCCTCATCAATTATCAGATGATTCTTCTGGCACTGacttagaaattaaaaacaaatcattACCAACATGCCTACATGAAGAGAAACCATTTCCTTTGTCATCTTTCTCAGGTCCAATGCAAACTAAACAATCTGAAACTGTTGAAGAAGGAGAACCACCTGACTCAAAACTAAAAGCTCCTCAATGTTCTGAAATTGAGGAGGTACAACAAGAGCCAGTTCAGACTCCTAAGACAAGCAATGTCCAAGAAAGTGACATTCAATTTAGGTGCTTAGACCAAGTGGATTCTTTAGGATTGATTCTCATCACTAACAGGTCAAGGTACCTGATAAACTGGCTGGTGAACTCAATGTTGAAGCTTAAGCATCCCAACACACAAGGGGTTCCTttggtcaaggtttatggtccAAAGGTGAAATTTGATAGAGGGCCTGCTTTGGCATTCAATATATTTGATTGGAAAGGTGAAAGGGTTGAGCCTGCTCTTGTCCAGAAACTTGCTGATAGGAGCAACATATCTATCAGCTATGCATTTCTGCATCATATTTGGTTTGCAGATAAGTATGCAGAAGAGAAAGGAAGAGTCCTACATACCAAAGTGGTTGGAGACCAAGAAGTGGTGACAACAACCAACAAGAAGAAAGATAGTGTTGGAATCAGTGTGGTTACTGCTGCATTAGGCTTCCTGGCTAATTTTGAAGATGTCTATAAGCTTTGGGCTTTTGTTGCAAGGTTCCTTGATGCTGACTTTGTGGAGAAGGAGAGGTGGAGGTACATTGCTATCAATCAGAAAACAGTCGAAGTTTAG